A single Bacteroidota bacterium DNA region contains:
- a CDS encoding pyridoxamine 5'-phosphate oxidase family protein has product MPRDYGQLAPNKVRRQDREVTDKSWIRAFLSKAPYGAFATVNDDRPFINSNLFVYDEADHAIYFHTARVGRTQANVDADEAGVAVCFSAFDMGRLLPAPKALEFSVEYQGVVAFGTGTIVRDYEEATRVLQLLLDKYAPHLKPGEDYEHINEEELKRTAVFKIAIESWSAKKKEVDADFPGAFVYPIGG; this is encoded by the coding sequence ATGCCACGTGATTATGGGCAGTTAGCGCCAAATAAAGTCCGCCGGCAGGACCGGGAAGTAACTGATAAATCCTGGATCCGGGCATTCCTGAGTAAGGCTCCGTATGGCGCGTTTGCAACGGTAAACGATGACCGGCCATTTATCAACAGTAACCTCTTTGTGTACGACGAAGCGGACCATGCCATCTACTTTCACACCGCCCGCGTCGGGCGTACACAGGCCAATGTGGATGCGGATGAAGCCGGCGTTGCGGTGTGTTTTTCGGCCTTTGATATGGGGCGGCTGCTGCCGGCGCCCAAAGCGCTCGAGTTCAGCGTGGAGTACCAGGGGGTAGTTGCGTTTGGTACAGGCACCATTGTGCGAGATTACGAGGAGGCTACGCGCGTGCTGCAGTTACTGCTCGACAAGTACGCCCCGCACCTCAAGCCGGGCGAGGACTACGAGCATATTAATGAGGAGGAGTTGAAGCGGACGGCGGTGTTTAAAATTGCGATTGAATCGTGGAGCGCTAAGAAGAAAGAGGTGGATGCGGACTTTCCGGGTGCGTTTGTGTATCCGATTGGGGGGTGA
- a CDS encoding T9SS type A sorting domain-containing protein: MNRPSLLLFMLLLFSSQAQAQTGTCAGGLAEAFLDVNNVNARILNNGGLFWRGSPHVYEVPKYGGANAIFAAGIWIGGTMDGSLRAAASRYGPWEFWPGPLDEAGNPPADCSLYDRVYSVYQRDINEYNETGEATRDLLEWPWDLGAPVIDGDGNPENYNLEGGDRPAIRGHQTVWWVMNDQGNIHEATDSPPIGLEVQVTAYAAASNDVHVNNATLYTYKFIYKGEKPLENTYLGFFQDVDLGNFDDDYVGSDTTFGLGYAYNADNFDEGGEGYGEAPPAVGVKFLSGALVDTDGLDNDKDGNVDEANERLGMTTFTFYNGGGSASGDPVTGSDYYNYMQGQWKDGRPFTVGGTGRDFSTIPTAFAYPGDPVTGTGWSELNPDPFEMTLGPIDPADRRSVTSSGPFTLQPGQSQEITLAVLWARGSDNLDSITQLRAAAEDVQAIFDAGFEITLPDFAPLSTIQLEAPANNIENQPIDPYFSWQASALPGPFELQYDTTPSFKNARAHERIVASNLRILDLSPDSTYYWRVRQVNAGERGPWSATWRFSTNDREIGFLRPKIDGFMTTRNAAGPIDPPDMGAFAIEESGFPILEGNLTPSGSYPDPLQPTPGVQQSTTNATWGIHTGGSMRRLYDNDRGQSFVVRTLRSGTDVLGDNDFEWRFTQRCLDQINGVIEAGDCLAWRAFNDDAQIEVPFELWNIGSTPTQTDSYRMVPIICEKVCGAGTTTGVFDIGQDHAISDGDDDPYTDWVYWYNPQDTSPGETGYNTFFFDNGEVADEILARTVLVQLDGGSAPPYNVALPEAGTVFRLVTEPYPPAVLAAPGSESTQPAQEIDLFWHAISNSIRLQVDTSPQFANPIVDSTVTGISFKTTTLDFNQTYYWRAQSHVRGQPISDWSEVWSFNITQNPAENAKLLDCILETGYPNPFSTQTLIRYAIPKPGPVRLEVFDALGRRVRVLVDAQQTAGWHEALFTRRDLAAGVYFYRLQAGEFTATQSIIVQR, encoded by the coding sequence ATGAATAGGCCGAGTTTACTGCTTTTCATGCTGCTGCTGTTCTCTTCTCAGGCGCAAGCCCAAACAGGCACTTGTGCAGGAGGGTTGGCTGAGGCATTTCTCGATGTAAACAACGTCAACGCCCGCATCCTGAACAATGGGGGATTGTTTTGGCGCGGCTCTCCGCACGTATATGAAGTACCCAAGTATGGCGGCGCCAATGCTATTTTTGCTGCCGGCATCTGGATTGGCGGCACAATGGATGGCAGTTTGCGCGCAGCTGCTTCACGTTACGGCCCCTGGGAGTTCTGGCCCGGCCCGCTCGATGAGGCAGGCAATCCCCCTGCCGACTGCAGCCTGTATGATCGAGTCTATAGCGTATACCAACGCGATATCAACGAATACAATGAAACAGGAGAAGCAACCAGGGACTTGTTGGAATGGCCCTGGGACTTAGGTGCTCCTGTTATTGATGGAGATGGGAATCCTGAAAATTACAATTTAGAAGGTGGCGACCGGCCGGCTATCAGGGGCCACCAGACCGTTTGGTGGGTGATGAACGACCAGGGCAACATACACGAAGCTACGGACTCTCCGCCGATTGGACTGGAAGTGCAGGTTACAGCATACGCAGCCGCGAGCAATGATGTACACGTCAACAATGCAACACTCTACACCTACAAATTCATCTACAAAGGTGAAAAACCGCTTGAGAACACCTATTTAGGTTTCTTCCAGGACGTGGATCTTGGAAACTTTGACGATGACTATGTAGGTTCAGACACTACATTTGGTCTCGGCTACGCCTATAACGCAGATAATTTCGATGAAGGTGGAGAAGGCTACGGCGAAGCACCTCCCGCCGTTGGTGTCAAATTTTTATCAGGTGCATTGGTAGATACGGACGGTCTGGACAATGACAAAGATGGTAATGTAGACGAAGCAAATGAGCGCCTCGGCATGACCACATTTACTTTTTACAACGGGGGAGGAAGCGCATCTGGCGACCCAGTGACTGGGAGTGATTATTACAACTACATGCAGGGACAGTGGAAAGACGGCAGACCGTTTACTGTTGGCGGAACGGGGCGTGATTTCTCAACAATACCGACCGCATTTGCTTACCCTGGCGACCCTGTTACAGGGACAGGCTGGAGCGAGTTGAATCCGGATCCCTTTGAAATGACGCTCGGTCCTATCGATCCTGCTGATAGGCGCTCGGTGACCAGTTCTGGACCATTTACGCTGCAACCAGGCCAATCGCAAGAAATAACGCTTGCTGTTTTATGGGCACGCGGCTCAGACAATCTGGATTCTATCACCCAACTCAGGGCGGCAGCAGAGGATGTACAAGCAATATTCGACGCCGGCTTTGAGATCACCTTACCCGATTTTGCCCCCCTATCAACTATTCAACTCGAAGCGCCGGCTAATAATATAGAAAATCAACCCATCGACCCTTATTTCAGCTGGCAAGCTTCAGCATTACCGGGTCCATTTGAACTTCAGTATGACACAACACCTTCATTCAAGAATGCGCGCGCCCACGAACGCATTGTTGCATCAAATTTACGCATCCTGGACCTCTCCCCAGACTCAACCTACTACTGGCGTGTCCGGCAAGTAAACGCAGGTGAAAGGGGACCATGGTCGGCAACATGGCGCTTTAGCACCAATGACCGGGAGATTGGTTTTCTCAGGCCTAAAATTGATGGGTTCATGACAACCCGCAACGCTGCGGGGCCCATCGATCCGCCAGACATGGGTGCATTTGCCATCGAGGAATCCGGCTTCCCTATTTTGGAAGGCAACCTCACCCCAAGTGGGAGTTATCCTGACCCGCTGCAGCCTACCCCCGGTGTCCAGCAGTCAACAACAAACGCCACGTGGGGTATCCACACCGGCGGTTCTATGCGCCGGTTATATGATAACGACAGAGGGCAAAGCTTCGTAGTTCGAACACTCAGAAGTGGAACAGATGTACTGGGTGACAATGACTTCGAATGGCGCTTCACGCAGCGTTGCCTTGATCAAATCAACGGCGTCATCGAAGCTGGGGATTGCCTGGCCTGGCGGGCTTTTAACGATGACGCCCAGATTGAAGTGCCCTTTGAACTTTGGAATATTGGCAGCACACCAACGCAAACGGACAGTTATCGAATGGTCCCAATCATTTGCGAAAAAGTTTGTGGAGCAGGCACAACAACCGGTGTATTTGACATCGGACAGGATCATGCAATTTCGGATGGTGACGACGACCCGTACACGGATTGGGTTTACTGGTATAATCCACAAGACACAAGCCCTGGCGAAACAGGCTATAACACCTTTTTCTTCGACAATGGCGAGGTTGCTGATGAAATACTGGCCAGAACCGTTCTTGTCCAGCTTGATGGAGGTTCAGCACCACCTTACAATGTAGCACTTCCTGAAGCAGGTACGGTTTTTCGGCTTGTCACAGAGCCTTATCCCCCGGCTGTGTTGGCTGCACCGGGGTCAGAAAGCACACAGCCAGCACAAGAAATTGATCTATTCTGGCATGCTATATCCAATTCAATACGCCTTCAGGTCGATACATCTCCTCAGTTTGCAAACCCCATTGTTGACAGTACCGTTACGGGTATCTCCTTCAAGACGACTACGCTGGATTTCAATCAGACCTATTATTGGCGCGCACAGAGTCACGTAAGGGGCCAGCCCATAAGTGACTGGTCAGAAGTGTGGTCCTTCAACATCACACAGAACCCAGCAGAAAACGCAAAGCTGCTCGACTGTATTCTCGAAACCGGCTACCCAAACCCCTTTTCCACCCAAACCCTCATCCGCTACGCCATCCCCAAGCCCGGACCGGTGCGGCTGGAGGTATTCGACGCCCTAGGCCGGCGGGTGCGCGTGCTCGTCGACGCCCAGCAAACCGCCGGCTGGCACGAGGCCCTTTTCACACGTCGGGACCTGGCTGCCGGCGTTTACTTCTACAGGCTGCAAGCCGGTGAATTCACAGCAACGCAGAGCATCATAGTACAGCGATGA
- a CDS encoding T9SS type A sorting domain-containing protein, with the protein MKITTACCILLGWATLTPEANAQTGTCEAGLAEAFLDVNNVNARILNNGGLYWRGSPHVYEVPKYGNANAIFAAGIWLGGFVDSDMRLAASTYGPWEFWPGPLVSADNPPADCSAYDRIYSVYLRDVDTYNKTGEATQDLLEWPWELGAPVTDGDGNPDNYNLAGGDRPTLRGHQTLWWVMNDSGNTHERTDTQPIGLEVQVTAFAAASDVAYINNTTLYSYKLINRGTVPIIDMYLGFFQDMDLGNFADDYVGSDSLLGLGYAYNADNFDEGGEGYGEAPPAVGIKFLQGALVTNDSLDNDRDGAVDEVNERLGMTGFAFYNGGGGVTGDPFMGMDYYNYLRGLWKDGKPFTQGGTGRDFSTIPTSFIYPGDPVTGEGWSEINPDPFNGTLGPIDPADRRSVSTSGPFELMPGESQEVVLAMIWARGSNNLDSVTQLKATAQVVQEAFDSGFKVEPPVAAPLQAITLRAPANGLNNQPIDPSLFWQPSEMPGTFEVQYATSPNFVDAVSTGKIRDNELRLLDLLPDAVYYWRVRQENAVERGPWSDTWQFKTTDLALGIIGDPILGFMTTQNAAGPINPPDMAAFAFNDSGFPILEGNLTPVGSYPDPQRPTAGIQQVNSDAIWGIHTGGGGRSQYSGSQSFLERSVRSMSVIAGGETLEWHFSQQCLDQINGIVESGDCLAYRLFSDQAFVEVPFALWNRGFEADSIDDFRLIPILCEAACGAGTINNTFDLGTTDHAISSGEDDPYTDWIYWYNPTSTAQGDSGYIDFFFNEGEVGGELLARTVLVKLNAGLESPQDSPLPEPGTVFQIVTKPIAPPVLSAPSPESIQQEVTTRLYWQAIQRVSQVQISTSLAFEVSAIDSMFTGTFAFETEALAPNATYYWRVRSINENNAAGISDWSEPWSFTIPQNVDIEQPDQPLAYTLEAGYPNPFSTQTSIRYALPEPGAVKLEVFDTLGRRVRVLVDNQQTAGWYDAVLDSKSLPSGLYFYRLTTNNFTDTKSVILTR; encoded by the coding sequence ATGAAAATCACAACCGCATGTTGCATCTTGCTCGGATGGGCAACCCTTACTCCCGAAGCTAATGCCCAAACCGGCACTTGTGAAGCGGGTCTCGCAGAGGCATTTCTCGATGTTAACAACGTCAACGCACGTATTCTCAACAATGGCGGGTTGTATTGGCGCGGAAGCCCACATGTGTATGAAGTCCCTAAATATGGAAATGCAAATGCCATTTTTGCGGCCGGCATATGGCTGGGAGGATTCGTCGATAGCGATATGCGTCTTGCAGCCTCAACCTATGGCCCCTGGGAATTCTGGCCAGGTCCTTTAGTGTCAGCAGACAATCCGCCTGCAGATTGCAGTGCATACGATCGCATATACTCCGTGTATTTGCGTGATGTAGATACGTATAACAAAACAGGTGAAGCAACACAAGACCTGCTTGAATGGCCTTGGGAATTGGGTGCACCCGTAACAGACGGCGACGGTAACCCGGACAACTACAACCTCGCCGGCGGCGACCGTCCCACCCTGCGCGGACACCAAACCCTTTGGTGGGTGATGAATGACAGTGGAAATACACACGAGCGAACGGACACGCAACCGATAGGACTGGAAGTGCAAGTAACTGCATTTGCAGCAGCTAGTGATGTTGCGTACATCAACAACACAACGCTGTACAGCTACAAACTTATCAACCGGGGTACAGTCCCTATCATCGACATGTACCTGGGGTTTTTCCAGGATATGGATCTGGGAAATTTTGCCGATGATTATGTAGGTTCTGATTCATTACTCGGATTGGGCTACGCATACAATGCCGACAACTTCGACGAAGGCGGCGAGGGTTACGGCGAAGCTCCGCCAGCAGTTGGTATCAAGTTTTTACAGGGTGCTTTGGTAACAAATGATAGTTTGGACAATGACAGAGATGGCGCTGTAGACGAAGTAAATGAGCGATTAGGTATGACAGGATTTGCTTTTTACAACGGAGGTGGGGGTGTGACTGGCGATCCATTCATGGGCATGGATTATTACAATTACCTCAGGGGCCTCTGGAAAGACGGCAAGCCCTTCACCCAAGGAGGAACGGGAAGAGATTTCTCAACGATACCTACTTCTTTTATTTACCCCGGAGATCCAGTCACAGGAGAAGGCTGGAGTGAGATTAATCCAGACCCTTTTAATGGAACACTAGGCCCTATTGACCCAGCTGATAGGCGATCCGTTAGCACATCGGGGCCTTTTGAACTGATGCCAGGAGAATCACAGGAAGTTGTGCTGGCCATGATCTGGGCGCGAGGTAGCAATAACCTGGATTCCGTGACGCAGCTCAAGGCGACAGCCCAGGTAGTCCAGGAGGCATTCGATAGCGGCTTCAAGGTTGAGCCTCCCGTGGCCGCCCCCCTTCAGGCTATCACCCTCCGTGCGCCGGCCAACGGCCTGAATAATCAGCCAATCGACCCCTCTCTTTTCTGGCAGCCATCTGAAATGCCAGGTACATTTGAAGTCCAATATGCAACCAGCCCAAATTTTGTTGACGCAGTATCTACAGGCAAAATCCGCGACAATGAATTACGGTTGTTGGATCTGTTGCCGGATGCCGTTTACTATTGGCGCGTGCGGCAGGAAAATGCTGTCGAACGCGGTCCATGGTCTGATACCTGGCAATTTAAAACCACAGACCTTGCCCTTGGGATTATAGGAGATCCAATCCTTGGTTTTATGACCACCCAGAATGCCGCCGGCCCCATCAACCCACCTGACATGGCTGCCTTTGCCTTCAATGATTCCGGGTTTCCTATACTCGAAGGTAATCTAACACCGGTGGGTAGCTACCCTGATCCACAACGTCCTACAGCCGGCATACAACAAGTCAATTCAGATGCCATATGGGGAATCCATACAGGTGGCGGCGGTCGGTCGCAGTATTCAGGCAGCCAAAGCTTTCTTGAACGCTCAGTACGCTCCATGAGCGTCATAGCGGGTGGCGAAACACTTGAATGGCACTTTAGCCAGCAATGCTTAGACCAAATCAATGGTATCGTTGAATCGGGTGACTGTCTTGCGTACCGCTTGTTCTCTGACCAGGCGTTTGTAGAAGTGCCTTTTGCTTTATGGAATCGTGGCTTTGAGGCAGATTCCATTGATGATTTCCGTCTCATCCCCATACTGTGCGAGGCAGCATGCGGTGCAGGGACCATTAACAATACATTTGACCTCGGCACTACCGACCATGCCATTTCTAGCGGAGAAGACGATCCGTATACAGATTGGATTTACTGGTATAACCCTACCTCAACGGCACAAGGTGATTCAGGATACATAGACTTTTTCTTCAATGAAGGTGAAGTGGGTGGCGAGTTACTTGCTCGCACGGTACTTGTGAAGCTCAACGCCGGCCTTGAGAGCCCTCAAGATTCACCCCTCCCAGAACCCGGAACAGTCTTTCAAATCGTAACAAAACCTATTGCTCCCCCGGTCCTCTCAGCACCCAGTCCGGAGAGTATTCAGCAGGAGGTAACAACACGGCTTTACTGGCAAGCGATACAGCGTGTCTCGCAAGTCCAGATCTCAACGTCGCTGGCATTCGAGGTTTCAGCTATAGACAGCATGTTTACAGGTACCTTTGCTTTTGAAACGGAAGCACTGGCGCCCAATGCGACATATTACTGGCGCGTACGAAGCATCAATGAAAACAACGCTGCAGGGATAAGCGACTGGTCCGAACCATGGTCATTCACCATTCCGCAAAACGTAGACATCGAGCAACCAGACCAACCACTTGCTTATACGCTCGAAGCCGGCTACCCCAACCCCTTCTCCACCCAAACCAGCATCCGCTACGCCCTGCCCGAACCCGGCGCGGTAAAGTTGGAAGTCTTCGATACGCTTGGCCGGCGCGTGCGCGTGCTGGTAGACAACCAGCAAACCGCTGGCTGGTATGACGCCGTCCTCGATAGCAAATCCCTGCCCAGCGGCCTCTATTTCTACAGGCTAACAACCAACAACTTTACAGACACAAAATCAGTCATTTTGACGCGCTAG
- a CDS encoding arylsulfatase — MKYFSVVALTLLLATACTQPKPDNRPNVIIIMADDMGYSDISPYGGEINTPNLQRLSDNGLRFTQFYNNARCCPTRAALLTGLYPHQAGVGHMTGDYGYDGYRGFLGDQTATIAEVLGDAGYSTYMSGKWHVTKFMGQWTGEDSLATTDTWPLQRGFDKFYGTILGAGSFYDPITLTNGNTPIESVPDDFFYTDAISDTAVAYVEQHKDNDQPFFMYVSYTAPHWPLHALEKDIVPYEGRYEAGWDAIREERHARMKTIGLLDESWQLTPRDPRVPNWDALDAQEKTWYSKAMEVYAAQVDNMDQGIGRLMNALEEAGELDNTLILFLADNGGCAEVLSANWRGLFIPKETRSGDPVITGNEFKDLLPGPEETYMSYGIGWANASNTPFRLYKHWVHEGGISTPLIAHWPKRFQGEGAFIHEPGHVVDLMATAVDVALATYPADKTPMAGKSLIPAMENLTIEREAIYWEHEGNRAVRMGNWKLVARHDEPWELYDIEKDRSEMNNLADEHPDQLNKMIALYDAWAARSLVKPWPVGG; from the coding sequence ATGAAATACTTCAGCGTCGTTGCACTCACACTGCTGCTCGCCACAGCTTGCACCCAGCCCAAACCCGACAACCGACCCAACGTCATCATCATTATGGCTGATGACATGGGGTACTCCGACATCAGTCCCTACGGCGGCGAAATCAACACGCCCAACCTGCAACGGTTGTCGGACAACGGCTTGCGGTTCACGCAGTTCTACAACAATGCGCGCTGTTGCCCAACCCGTGCGGCACTGCTCACGGGCCTCTACCCACACCAGGCCGGCGTGGGACACATGACTGGTGACTACGGATACGACGGCTACCGCGGCTTCCTCGGTGACCAAACCGCCACCATCGCCGAAGTACTCGGTGATGCCGGCTACAGCACCTACATGTCGGGTAAATGGCACGTGACCAAGTTTATGGGACAATGGACAGGCGAAGACAGCCTCGCCACCACCGACACCTGGCCGCTGCAACGCGGCTTTGACAAATTCTACGGCACCATCCTCGGCGCCGGCAGCTTCTACGATCCCATCACCCTGACCAACGGCAATACACCCATCGAATCAGTACCCGATGACTTCTTCTACACCGATGCCATCAGCGACACCGCCGTTGCCTATGTAGAACAGCATAAAGACAACGACCAGCCGTTTTTTATGTACGTATCTTACACCGCTCCCCACTGGCCGCTGCATGCGCTGGAAAAAGACATTGTGCCCTATGAAGGCCGCTATGAAGCCGGCTGGGACGCCATCCGCGAAGAGCGGCATGCACGCATGAAAACTATCGGGCTACTCGATGAAAGCTGGCAACTTACCCCGCGGGATCCGCGCGTACCCAATTGGGACGCCCTCGATGCGCAGGAAAAAACCTGGTACAGCAAAGCCATGGAGGTGTATGCAGCGCAAGTTGACAACATGGACCAGGGGATTGGCCGGCTCATGAACGCACTTGAAGAAGCTGGCGAACTCGACAACACATTGATTCTCTTCCTGGCAGACAACGGAGGCTGTGCAGAAGTACTCTCAGCTAACTGGCGCGGCCTGTTTATTCCCAAAGAAACAAGAAGTGGCGATCCTGTCATCACTGGCAATGAATTTAAAGACCTGCTCCCTGGCCCTGAAGAAACCTACATGAGCTACGGCATCGGCTGGGCGAATGCCAGTAATACGCCCTTCCGGCTCTACAAACACTGGGTCCATGAAGGCGGTATTTCCACGCCGCTGATTGCCCACTGGCCCAAGCGGTTTCAGGGTGAAGGCGCGTTCATTCATGAACCGGGCCATGTTGTGGATTTAATGGCAACCGCAGTTGATGTAGCACTGGCAACGTATCCGGCAGACAAAACCCCGATGGCTGGTAAAAGCCTGATCCCTGCTATGGAAAACCTCACCATTGAACGCGAAGCCATTTACTGGGAGCACGAAGGCAACCGGGCTGTACGCATGGGCAACTGGAAACTGGTTGCACGACATGACGAACCATGGGAGCTGTACGATATAGAAAAAGACAGGAGCGAAATGAACAACCTGGCAGACGAGCACCCCGACCAGTTGAATAAAATGATTGCACTGTATGATGCGTGGGCTGCCCGCAGTCTGGTAAAACCCTGGCCAGTAGGCGGCTGA